A genomic region of Erpetoichthys calabaricus chromosome 1 unlocalized genomic scaffold, fErpCal1.3 SUPER_1_unloc_11, whole genome shotgun sequence contains the following coding sequences:
- the LOC114644099 gene encoding zinc finger protein 664-like, with protein sequence MPKMYPAGQKSLEKECQHEEDVSEKRNKRKGRTNIQRPRKIINRIKVRDCNPQYMGPDEDLNRLGSSLGRRCYLKDSNAHKPSESSKTNTVRPEKKLCPNQTGEDFQENDNLSFLQSRPQIKQPDKNRKKLASATKNLVTASQHPRFQPVVKLTRIDAIKSQGVYNINPIRQQCVRTFKYKLNSKDNGGIHGSKKLYHCLEGGRQFSDSHMPKKCREDNTGMEPYQRSECVKNSSKHSHTTISIVEKPHLSKRGKRFSQVSHLQTHMIGHGGQGLCHCLPHAGHFFNRSSLCKHKRIHTGEKPYCCSECGKRFSKTSHLQTHMRVHTGEQPFSCSECGKRFSQTGHLQQHMRLHTGEQPFSCFECGKRFSSSSNHLRHLRGHTGEKPYCCPECGKRFSNTSNLLRHARVHNKDHP encoded by the exons ATGCCAAAAATGTATCCAGCTGGCCAGAAGAGTTTGGAGAAAGAATGTCAACATGAAGAGGATGTCTCTGAAAAGAGGAACAAAAGAAAGGGTAGGACTAACATTCAGAGACCCCGCAAAATCATAAACCGTATCAAGGTGAGAGACTGTAATCCTCAATATATGGGCCCAGATGAAGACTTAAACAGATTGGGCTCCAGTTTGGGCAGACGCTGCTACTTGAAGGACAGTAATGCCCACAAGCCGTCAGAATCCTCAAAGACTAACACAGTGAGGCCCGAGAAGAAATTGTGTCCAAATCAAACTGGAGAAG attTTCAAGAGAATGACAACTTGTCCTTTCTTCAGAGTCGTCCACAAATTAAACAACCTGATAAGAATAGGAAGAAACTGGCATCTGCAACAAAGAACTTGGTAACGGCCTCTCAGCACCCTAGATTTCAGCCTGTTGTGAAGCTAACAAGGATCGATGCCATCAAATCTCAAGGAGTGTACAATATAAATCCAATCCGCCAACAGTGTGTgagaacatttaaatacaaattgaaTTCTAAAGATAATGGAGGGATTCATGGGAGTAAGAAACTGTATCACTGTCTTGAAGGTGGGAGACAATTCTCAGATAGTCACATGCCTAAGAAATGCAGAGAAGATAATACAGGGATGGAGCCATACCAACGTTCTGAATGTGTTAAGAACTCTTCAAAACACAGCCATACCACAATTTCCATTGTAGAGAAACCACATTTGTCTAAacgtggcaaacgattctcacaaGTGAGCCACCTTCAGACACACATGATTGGTCATGGAGGACAGGGTTTATGTCATTGTTTACCACATGCTGGGCATTTCTTTAACAGGAGCAGTCTTTgcaaacacaaaagaattcacactggagagaaaccatattgttgttctgaatgtggcaaacggttctcAAAAACAAGCCATCTTCAGACACACATGAGAGTGCACACAGGAgaacagccattttcctgttctgaatgtggcaaacggttctcACAAACAGGCCATCTTCAGCAACACATGAGATTGCACACAGGAgaacagccattttcctgttttgaatgtggcaaacgattttcaAGTAGCAGTAATCATTTGAGGCATTTAAGAGGtcacactggtgagaagccctattgctgtcctgaatgtggcaaaagattttccAACACAAGCAATCTTCTGCGTCATGCAAGAGTCCACAATAAAGACCatccttaa